Part of the Vigna unguiculata cultivar IT97K-499-35 chromosome 3, ASM411807v1, whole genome shotgun sequence genome, AAGGAGGAGTATATGGCCTCCTGAAGCCATATGCCATGTAAGGATTAAACCGTCTAGGACGATGTTGTTTCATTCCAGGTACATTGGTCCTCTTAGGTAAAACCTATAAATACAAGTATCCAAATGATTAAATACTACTAAATTAACTTAACTATCACTTGGCTGATTCAAACAATAGTAACCTAGTTCAAATAGTAACTCAATGGACACAGCGTACCTTCAGTTGTCTGCCATGCAGTTCAGATTCATTCAAGAGGAGAGCCTCTTGAACAGCTTCAACTTCAACAAATTCCACATAAGCAAAACCTTTAGGCTGGCCAAACTTGTCTGTCAGTATAGTGACCCTGTTCACAGTACCACAGGATTGAAAGTGTTGTTGCACTTCTTCTGGTGTGCATGCATAATCAACCTGCACACACACAAATCAATTTCAAGGGATTTTTGATGCCGATAATATCAAGTTAATCAGAAAGGAGCTTACACTTGACTGagttatcttaaaaaaaataaaatagattccAGATTTACATCCTGACATCATATAAGTGATAACATTGTtcaagtaaaaaattataatattacacAAATATTCAGAAAAATGAATCCtactaaatatgaaaaaaatatatatatataaaagtgtacaacttaattatgatatttaacTTGGAATTGCATAAATCTAAGGACAATTCAATTGAGAAACTCTTCAGAGCATAATTTCTCTTATCCTTCAATTCTATCTCCTCAATATCACCTTTTCTATTGAAATCTTTACATTAATACTTTTATCTAACATTAGACCTCTTGAAAACGATGGCAGACAGATCACCCTGCTACTGTGACAAATGTCAGTGCAACTCATCAACAAATATGTATTCGCCAACACCTCAAACAACAGAATAATTCACCAGTTCTTACTTCATGAACTCTTTCAAACtcatcaattattatttataacaacaAAATGCAGAGATAACCATCTTCCCAACTCCTCAAACATCAGAATTTCAACATTTCTAACTCCATAAACCACCAATTCCTATCACCAGGACGTCCAAAACACAAAAACCTTACCAAGCTACACGCTATTcatgtaaatttaatttatgtccATAGTCATTTTACAGGCTCTTCTCAAACTTCAGATAAAACCCTTCCCTTCTACTCCTTGGTTTCAGCCTTTACAAATAGCACCAACATTTTTCTGGCATACAACTACTCCCAATGATGGGCAAAGTAGTAAAGGATGTACAAGAAAAGCCTAAACATATTAATCATAATTCTaactttttatgtaaaaatttcaCTATTAGAATTTTGCATGATGTTAGAAGAGGGATAAAGGGGGAAAAAGTGTAAAATAATCATTCTCTTGAAACTCAATGATGTGTGAAAACACTTTATATGAGAAAGAAAATACCTAAAACACCATTTAGACTAATTTTACAGAGATGAAAGCAATTATGAGATAAAAGGACAGCAGGTAACAGTGGTTGCATGCCAATGGGCATGCTGACCAAATGGAACACAACAAAGGCACTACAGACCACACTGCAATCAACAATAGGGCTCTAACACTAGGATTGCATGCCCAACACTTACATAATGTTCTTCCAAAAGAACCACAAGCTGTCTCCTCCAAGGGTGAAGTTGATGCATCTTTAACACATTCTACTCCAGCTGTACCAGTTTCAGCCATCCATGAAATGTCACTAATAGTTTccccaacatttttttttttctcgtctATTTactcatttcttttttcttttttctcaacatgatctatttttctttctgtataatttttttcacttttttcctttttttcttttccaaaactTAGTTTTTTCCTCCTCAATCTTTTGTCTTTGTTTTCCTTCAAGTATCTTATTAAATTTCACAAGCATAACATACTTTCTTTTTTCCCTCTAGTACAACCCTAAGAGACACCAATCACATTGTCCCACATACAAAATACAATGCAAGCATCCCAGCGCTAATTATAGAACCTGAGAAATAAGAATGACCCTGCGATCATAGTCAGACAAAAGTCAAACCCTGCCTCCGAATATTAACAGTATACActccaaaacaaaagaatatgcattttcaaatatataataataaaaaaatacaatgcataagaAAGAAACATCTAGAATTCAACTCAAGACCCATTCAACCAAGGTTTCTATTGAAAAATCTAAACAAATAACAGAATGCTTCAAAACCGGCCAAATTAATAGATAGCCCAAGATAGGACATGTCCGTTATACCCAGTGATAAACTGCGGCAATaagtttcaaattttagaattatcaAATGTCAATCAGAAAGGGCATGAAGGTGAAGCTTTGCTAAATACCTTATATGAAATCTTTCATAGATCACTGCTAATTTCCAACATAGCATtggtaaaacattaaaaaaaaaaatatccccGTAAGTTCTGAAGAAACTACTCAATAAAACTCAAATTTCCAATTTAatagaattatttatatttccaATTTAATAGACACCAACTACCAAGATCTCTTGCATGTTTTTCACTACTTTTTCCATGTATCACATACAAACACAAAGGATCGGCACGACAATTTGATCCAAATTTTATGGACCCTGTCACTGGTCTAAGGAAAAAGCACGAAGAAGAAATATTTATCCAACTTAAACAGTTATGGATGATAATAATATTCACTTTTGATTGCATGAAATATCAAATATGTAATCAATGTATAATTTCTACGCATCGTACACAATAGAGCAGCACTCTTAGGCACAAAGAAACTGAAACATAATGCCATTGCCGAGTATAATCTCCACGATTTCACATTGGTTAACATTTAAAGTAACCCTGACATATGAGTAATGCCTAGTGTACCACATCCATACtaaaattggaaaaattaaCTTTGATATGAAAAACATTATAACCACTGCCATGGGGTGCCAAATTAAAGTGGAAAATGTATAATCAAATTTGGAATGATAAGGGAATAAATAACATACTGAAAGTTAAGTTACTGCAAATTACAATCTCCCAATTACATAAACTGTTTCACAATTGTGCAACTTGGTTACAGAACCTATGAAGGGTGTATTGAATATTATATTGCACAAAATAACATAGGATTAGGATATTTTTAACAGTAGAAGATTCATAAAACAATATATGGGGAAATTAAACCACTTGCAAACACCATGTCTCTATGTGTGTGTCCAAATAAACTAATATTCTTTTGCAGCTATGCATAAAGACCATAGACCAGTTATAAGTAAAATGTAAATGGTTCCTGCAGTTTTCTGACCAATTTATACTTAGTTAGGTGGTTTAATAGCCAGTATGCAAGCTATCAGTTCAAAGGCTGGACCTAACTATTTGGCAGATCAGTTTTTGATTTTTGGTCCAACTAATCAATCCAGTCGTACTGTTTCAACTTACACGACTTGAGCTAAATAGGACTAATAAATATGTACTAAATACAGTTCGTATTAACCAAATCAGGTCCTATCATTTAAGTTGATTAGGAAAAAGGCATCGATTTTGTATCCAACTAAAAAGAACTGTCGAATGCAAACTTACACATAAATAAGGCAGAGAAGAGAAATCatgattcaaaaaaaaaaactaatgaaataaagaaaaaaaagaggatAGGATGTGATTCATACATTGCCAACAAAAACAGACCGAGAATCTGCCTCCTCCTTGTTTGCTTGAGAAGCAGCTGCATTGGCAGGATCTGCAAAAGGTATTCAATCTTGAAGTTTAAAACAATATGTGGGAACTCTATTTAGACAGTAGTCACTCGATTTGGTAAAATGAATAGATTTCACAGAATATAATTCCGCAAAAGACATTGTGTGTTTTACCAAAATTTTAACCAAAGACAAGTATACAAATaagaatatttcaaataaaataaattgattagaAACTAAGAATTAATCACAGTTGTCAATGGCAAATAGTGATGTGCGGGACAACCGCAAAAAACACTATAGTAGTATGGCACATAGCAAAAAAACTATAGTGGTATAGTGTATAGCGGACTAACTGCTATTGTTCGATTTCCTGTAATATCAGGAAATTTGACGGAACCACGACTCCAATTTGAAACTTTGATCTCGACTACGACTTTAGAGTGATTTATATTCAATCTCTGGTGTTTTTAGGTTTATCAATACATCAAATTTACTCAAAAACCTGGTGAGTTTTAGGtttatgaaaaatgatgaaAGATGTTTTGCTCCAGTTCTGGTAAGTTTTAGGTTTTATCAATAATCGTAAAGGACGAATTTAAAGCAGACTGGTATTTGGCTGTGGACAAAGCTCACAAGAAACACAATTCTGGTAACCAAAGAGTTTAACGTTCCACAAAAGAATTGCATAACGATGATGATGGGAGTACTCTCAAGCGCCATCAAATCGACAACAGGGCTTGAACAAGATCCAAGTAAAGCGAGATGAGAAAACTCGAGGATCGGTTCAAAATGGAAATGAATATTGGCTAATCAAAAGatgataagataaaattgattaattgaacTGAGGATAATGAAAAGATGTGATGAGAAACCTTGAACGCTGCCAATTTCCTTCTCCACCTTGGCTTGCATCTCGCGAAGCGCTGCGGCTTCCTCCTCCATCTCCTTCAATCGGCGCTTCATCTCGTCGAGCTCCTTGACCGCGGCGTCATCGTCCGCGGCAGACATGTCAACGTCTCCTTCCATCTCACCCTCGTCGGGGATCTCTCCTCCGTACACCTCGTGCTCTTCCTCCTCCATCTTTCGATTCCACAAAAACCCAACGCAACAAAGCCTTTTATCTACCCTACACTCCCTGCCAACAACACAATTGTTGCAATGGAAATTAGGgttcttctacttcttctttatttataattataatacacTTTACgtgtttgattttttgggaAATTACACGAGAGTACCGTGTGGTGTTATGTTACCGCCTGGACGAGTTTAGAGCATTCTTTTTACTACGATTTTAGCACTTACGATAAAGTTTAATGTTCATATAATTAAGCCAAAATAAATACCATattcaaatatatgatattataattatatatttacaataagaaattaatattatatataatgaaaaggTGTATCATAAAAGGTGTATTTCTTGTTTATTGTTATAACCTATTAGGGAAAGACAAAATTAACCTAATTACACTAACTTATAATTAACTGtattatattaaactaaaaaagctaaattatttataataaaaattgaacaatttaaaacaactaaacttttatcaattaattattcACTACCGGTTGTTCATaactatgttttttattttatttttttattcttcttgtTCTAGACATATAACAAGAGATTTCATTTCTAATTCAATCACCATAATTAAGACAGAGATCAAGAACTTCTTATCTTCGGGTGTAGAAAGCCTTGTCATTGTCTTTCCTGCATCATGTTAAACATGAGATGATGTCTTTATCTTCTtggattttcaattttaatatatacaatttattttcactTCCATTTTGTTCTCCATTTCGATCAATCTTATCTTTTATTGGAATGAACCTGTTAGGAATTGAAAAATCgataatttcttcatcaacaacTTGAAATACGGCTGAGAAATATGGCTAAGTGGTcgttattgattattttattttgttcgtgaaaattataaaatttagaggttcttatatttattaatttttaacttgaGAAATACTAACcattttacttaaattaaatGAGACGAgactaatttctttttattaatcatATGTATGCCTTCTTTTTAACATCTATAAAAATTCACTATCATTCCCTAAACCTTGAATCGATAGCGAACAAGTATCGTGagagaaagatgaaaaggactttgagaagagagtcaaagagtgcttgaatTATCGGGAGCGAAGTGAATGGGTCAACGATATGTCTCCATCGGATGTGGAGCGGTGAAAGGTCTTCCGATCAATTtgaggcattgatcgatgcggattgtgatggtggcccaagcccgaactgttgaaatgctcgtggaaACGTTATCGTCATGATTATGGACGACAGTGCGTAGTTCAAGGCACCTCTGGATAAGTGCGTGCTCCAAGCGTCGGCATGTAGACTTCCCATTCGGCCCGTGTTGAAACATAGACCAAGAAATCTGACATGTGTGTGAGTCACAAGTGAGAAAACTCATAAGGCGCAAGAAAGCTGATTGATAGGATCaccttgtgggttgcaccgccgactGACCCTTATTATgtgtgaagggttcgagtgagagcatacctgtcaAGACCTGAAAGATGGCGAACTATGCATGAGCAGGATGAAACAAGAATAGACTCTGATGGAGGCCCATGAcgagttaaaaatatatatagatagatagattaaAATGTAAAGTCTAAAACTTATAACAAgttaaatttgagaaattaaattaataaatttggtttAACATGATGAGatcttatttattaaaatatgcatatatgtaattatattttatattaagagttaaaagatgaatttaattattattggtgATGTTATTTCTTAAATACTTGTTGGTCATTTTTAGATAAGTTCTAcaatcattttcattaaatggCTAACAATTTATATTGCTTGAATGTATTACACAGCGCTTATGCGATTAAACATGATTTTAAAGGAGAGAAAAGTGTCCTAATCTCTAGTTAACTAAagcaattttataatatataatgatgaTTACAATTATTACACATCACTTGGGTATGAACAATAACATATTACTTAAGCTATATTTGACCAAAGAGTCACACTAAACAATCATAAAAATGTATGCATTTCACATATATTCAAAACGATGATTTTATTGGAGAATTTATGCAATcacatatattcaaattttaaatagtttataatataaatatatttcaggTAGTATAACAATTATCACattatagaaatataatataaattcattatttagaTTAAAGTGTGTTTTAATCAACAATCTCTATATATTTCTTCTCACAATCCCAACAATATAGGTAAATATCCAAAACTTAACTCTACATCAATAATATTTCCTTTTCAACTATCCACttagaatataaagaaaataatatacactataaagaagaaaataaataaaatcaaagtaagattaattatttttatcatatcaaAACTTCAACCTATTCAAATCAAATTGTACTACTTTTCCAAGAGTTagaattgaaacaaaaaaaaaatgtctaatAGCTAActacaaattttcatttttattattattttaaacctaCTATTAAAACAATACGAGAGTTTTCTATTTACATATAAACTAACAAAccaatcaaaatattatatcataaaCCTAAATTAATCTACAGTGCCTCTtgttctaataaaataaatactctATATTACATGGTTGATATAGAAAGAAAAGTGTATTACCCACCTTCTCAACTCTACTTATAGACCTCGATCTCTGGATCTTGACATTTCGATTTTGAGTTTTTGCTCCCATCTTCTTAATTTTAATCTCTCGGCCGTAATAACTCAGTCTTGAGTTCTCGTCATTGACTTCTCAGTTTCGACCTCTTCGTCTCCATATCTCGATCCTTAGTTCTTGTCTTTGCCTTTTTAACTTCAACTTCTCGACCTCAATCTTGACCTCTCAATCATTATCTATCGACCTAGAAGTCAATCAACACTTAACATAACTAACGGATATTAGATACAAGGTAAAGTCTAAATTATGGTTAAGTTGTGATTGAGTCTTCTTTGATCATATAAAGGGCAAAAGCCCactgaaaaatattaatagataacaaataaggtaaaagaaaaagatttttctttgaattgtaTTTGTTTATCCAAAAATAGACTATGAACACATACTAACTTAATCGTCAAAATATCTCTATGGATACCTCATTATCCAAGACCAACAAATGTCTCAAAACCAACCACTCTTCCAAGACCAACTATTGAAGCTCACAATCAAAATCAACAATCGAAACCAAAGACCGAAAACCACatcttattaatttaattatgtgaaGTACATTGATCTTGTTAAAACAAAAGGGACAAATACacaaaaattattctattacaGATGGAGTGATAGGTATGTTTATTTTGACAGGATTTTAAAAAGATACATTAAAATCAACTTATGATTAATTGAGTGTGGAAATTGTTATATTCAGCTCCATTTCAGACAAAATTGAAGTTAAAACttgttatatacatttttttggTGTATGCATTTGGAGAGTAGCAACGAGACAACTCAGCCGAGAAATCCGCAACGCGTAGAATAATGTGGTGGGATCGGTGGAAAGTAAAATACATAATAGAGCTGTCTTCAACAACCGTTTCACTCTTCTTCAAACACTCTTTTATGCAACCGAACCAACTAACTTATAATTGGTGTGGGGAAACACGTTTCTTCGCTTCCACCTCATTCCAACACGTGCCACCCGACACGTGTCGCTccaaaaaaataccaaaaattaaACAACGAAGAAATAAGTGCCTCCTTTGATTGattgatggaaaaaaaaaaggaagaaaaaagatTGTCACCTTTTATTGTAGTTTTTGAGGTGAAAGGGAAGGAGAAGGTAGAAAGAGAGTGGAAAATGGCAGGTGCGGGTGTAGGAGGAGGGTATGGGGACGCGAACCAGAGGATAGACTACGTCTTCAAGGTGGTGCTGATTGGTGACTCTGCGGTGGGGAAGTCGCAGATTCTAGCGAGGTTTGCGAGGAACGAGTTCAGCTTGGACTCCAAGTCCACCATCGGTGTTGAATTTCAGACGCGCACTTTGCTCATCGATCACAAGACCGTTAAGGCTCAGATCTGGGACACTGCCGGCCAAGAACGGTACTCTAACTTTCCTTTTTCCTACTTTCTTCATTCTTAGCTTCGCTTTCAATCTCTTATCTGCGCCACCGCCTCGTTTCGCGCGTGATCTCATCGCCGCCGCCGCCGATCCTCTCTTAACCAAGCTTATCTCATATCATCATCACGCGATCACGTTCTAGATTCGTGATTGAAGCAGCAACACGAATAGCACGCGGTATTCAAGAGCATGTGCTAGGTTTAATTAGTATCTGGAATTTACCATGAAACAAGGAAAATTGCTTATTCGAGagaatttttgttgttggacgAACAGTTGACATAACTCGTCACCGTGATTTTCGGTAATGATCAAGAAaacttaattttcaattttgttaattatattaaaatgtaaaatatcaCCGAGCGTGTATATTAACTTTTATGAAACAGTATCAGTTAAACCGGTTGTTTGGAGTTCTAGGTATGTTAGTCTAACTTATGTTCAGAAAACCTTGATATTGGGATTGTAATTATGGTTACAATCGTAGCTGCGGTGTGGTCACCACTCTCGTTGATACCGTGAAAAGCTATGGACAAATATTGTGATATGGTTGCAAAACCTGAAAATTCTTGATTTTGTGGCTAGATTTATGATAGAGTACCCATTTTCTAATCTTGGTTGTGCATTAGAATCAGTTATTTGTGTTAATGCTCTTGGTCGCCGAAATTGTGGGGTTGCTCTTGGTTAATTACCccgttgaatttttttatttttaaatttgcaaCGGTATTTTTTTCGTGAAAAACTGCTGTGGAAGAGTTTATGGCCACAATGTCATTGTCTTGCAGCATTTATTTTTGTGAATGATGTAGTTATAATCCTGGTAGATTTAATTAAGTCTGCATTTCTCATTGCTGCTTTTGTCTTTCTTCATTTTGGTCAATCGTCGCTGCTATGGTTTAAGTATTGATAAATTTATGGATCAACTTCACCGGAATTGATAGTTATGCCTTTTGATTGATTGTTAGCTTCACAAAGATGCTGACTTTCTTCTTACTCAATTTACTACATCTTATATTCTCGaactatatataaaatcatCATTTTCTTGCATGGAAATTATATCTATTTTCTGCTTCCTCTCGTTATTGATTactgttgtttatttattggtTGGAATGGTTGACTTACAAGTTCATCAAATTTCAGTTTAcccttatataatatatatgaatgGCTTATGATATACAGCTACAGAGCAGTTACAAGTGCATACTACAGAGGTGCTGTGGGGGCAATGTTGGTCTATGATATCACTAAACGCCAAACCTTTGATCACATACCACGCTGGTTAGAAGAACTGCGAAACCATGCTGACAAGAACATAGTGATCATTCTGATAGGAAACAAATGTGATCTTGAGAACCAGCGTGATGTGCCCACCGAGGATGCAAAAGAATTTGCTGAGAAAGAAGGGTTGTTTTTCTTAGAAACCTCAGCACTAGAGGCAACTAATGTTGAAACAGCCTTCGTAACTGTGTTGACAGAAATATACAACATTCTCAACAAGAAGAATCTAACTGCTGATGAAAGTCAGGGAAATGGTAACTCTGCATCTTTGTCTGGCCAGAAGATTAATATCGTTCCAGGCCCTGCACAGGAAATTCCTGCTAAGAGGAATATGTGTTGTCAAGCTTCTTGACTTTATTTATGATTAGTTTGTGTTTAGTGTATCTCATGGTTGTGTTCTTGTTACCAAATTTTAAAGGTTTGGCGCATTGCTTTTtgtacatttaaatttaatttgtttgggTTGCCGAGTAAACCACCGAAATGAACAATTGCTTGGTTCAATATATACGTGATTTTTGTAGGTGAATTGGTTGGACTTGGAACGTTATCGCATTTCACAATATCATCACTCTTGTTTATAGTTTGACATGGCTACACTTCTCCAATGGGGTCATTTTGTATGTGCAGATAATGGGTTTGTCAGTTTTACATTTTGATAAACTAATTGTTAAAGAAATGAAGTTGGAAAACATTtatttgttgaaaatgatgttctcaaaataattttgtacGAATAAATATAGTGAGACTACTTTTAAAGACGCAGTTATTGCAATAAAACACGTAGTCATGTAATTTGAATTAGAATAAATATGTTTGACCGTTTACTAAATacaatgaatttaaattattatttcttagtTTTGTTCCTTATTATTCAAGTTATTAGTAACGTGACGTGTAATTAAATGTGTTATGGCACATCATTCCAAATTAATAACAGAGGTTAGGTATATCTCACTATATATCGAACATTAACCAATAACAGAGATCATTTTAACTTTTACGTTTCATTTGGTATAAAAAAACCGAGtgaattaattgaaaaatattcaaaatgacTATAGAATAACTGTTAAAAGTTAATAACACTACTATATGACAATTTATATTTGATCAAAATgttgaaattttgtaattttagaaAAGGTTAATTTATGAGGACCAAAACAAACTTTTCTTTAAGAGATTAAAACCAAAATTCGTGTTGTTTACTTATACTACAAAAAATATCCAGTCTTAGAATCTAAATGGCTCTATTCGATTATTCAACCCAGTCTACCTAATTATAATTAGGTTGAGTTGGATGTAATTGCTAACCAAAAAATACATAAACTCAATCACCACTAAATTTAATtggattaattaaataattagattaaattactGAACCTACTTACACTGCTTAACCATAATACTAACTGATTTTAACTAAGTGTAAAAAAAAGTCTAGACTCTCAAAAtgcattttaaaaacttaacaGGGAAACAACATAAGAAAATCTAACCAAAATTTGGACAACATAATATGTTAAACATAAaaccattgttttttttttcaaaatggaaCTCTGATTAAACCAACTTAACCACTGATATTaggttaaataatttaattatgatcaaacttatatcaataaaataagataattaagtAATAcataaagaaattttaatttaatataataacatacTTTATGCCACTGAAAAcagaataaaatatcattttaaaatataacactcAAAGTACACAAtctaaaacataaatatgtgcattaataataaaaaaaattatctaaaagaataaaaaattaatactgtTAAGAATCAGAGTCacgatataaaaaattataaatgactatattatattgataagaatgaaaataatattttatgaaagaatTTATACCCAATTTGAAATCCCTCacacaatattatttatttatttttaatcattttaaaattaagaaataaaggAAGGTTCAAAATGATTTTCTACATCAGTTTTTACTTACCTATTTTCACTGGGTGTGAAAGAGTCTGATTAAAGTTTCCGATCGAACCATTTAAATTGGCCGATCTGATAATAACCATGATTTTAACTACTCCAACAAGATATTTAAAGCATTTTCAAATATAGAAAACACACAAACTACGTCCATACTCAAATATGGTGCATGTATTTTGGATATGTTCtccaaaactataaataaaataaacttcataattaaaataaataacattatataaattacaattcaatttttgaagaaatcaacataaaaaaaacttttacaaaattaagttatGTTAGCTTTATGGAAAGACATTTTACTTTTCTTCTCCTATAACTATTTAcggaaaaattattaaacatttcAAAAGTTTAACATCCCAGGGCTCTAAACCGTATAGCAAAAGAGTTTGAAGAAACAATTTATGAAACCAAAACTATAGAATAATTCTATTGATACAAATATGGACCAATGTCTATCTATCTTTGAAAATAATGACGGGCttaacaaaacaataaattttcacTAACGTTTCATGGGTGTAAGTGATAAATAGCATAAATATTGGTTACAACAGAGTAAAGAATATCTGTTATGTAGTGACCTTTAACCCAGAAGCTTTCACACCATCATTGTCATCATTTTACTGCTTTACTCTTGCACAGGTCGTATTTCTTCCTCAGTATTAGAGGATTTGTCGTCATGCCCAGAGGAACCATTTACGTTGTCAAAACGTATTAAAAGCCTTTCAAGTAGTTCTTGGCAATCCATTGCAGTAACCATCACAGACAACCTCGCTCTTCCTTTCCAGCATCCAATGGCTATCGTTGACTCATCCACTTGGAGAGACTCTACGGAAGTTGTGTTTCCTGCAGAAAAAAGGCcatataaacaaatatgtcGATGCCAATGGGAATTAAACTTCTCTATGGCGTGGTGACACATACCTACACTCAGAATTACCACACAACAACCGGGCAATAGGTTTGCCGCCTTCTCACCAAACTTGGCATCAGTAAAATCTTCAAATTTTACTTCTTTGTTCTGCAGAAGATGCTTGAAGTCTGCGGGAGATGCATGCAGAATCTGTTTGGTTATGTATGGGAGAATAAGGGGCAATCCTTCAGACGATATGCGGAAAGAACATGGTGCAGAGCTACCTTCACGTGCTGTTTGTCTTTCC contains:
- the LOC114177682 gene encoding ras-related protein Rab11A; the encoded protein is MEKKKEEKRLSPFIVVFEVKGKEKVEREWKMAGAGVGGGYGDANQRIDYVFKVVLIGDSAVGKSQILARFARNEFSLDSKSTIGVEFQTRTLLIDHKTVKAQIWDTAGQERYRAVTSAYYRGAVGAMLVYDITKRQTFDHIPRWLEELRNHADKNIVIILIGNKCDLENQRDVPTEDAKEFAEKEGLFFLETSALEATNVETAFVTVLTEIYNILNKKNLTADESQGNGNSASLSGQKINIVPGPAQEIPAKRNMCCQAS
- the LOC114176241 gene encoding polyadenylate-binding protein 3 isoform X2, whose translation is MHQLHPWRRQLVVLLEEHYVDYACTPEEVQQHFQSCGTVNRVTILTDKFGQPKGFAYVEFVEVEAVQEALLLNESELHGRQLKVLPKRTNVPGMKQHRPRRFNPYMAYGFRRPYTPPYFYSPYGYGKVPRFRRPNRYMPYY
- the LOC114176241 gene encoding polyadenylate-binding protein 2 isoform X1, producing MEEEEHEVYGGEIPDEGEMEGDVDMSAADDDAAVKELDEMKRRLKEMEEEAAALREMQAKVEKEIGSVQDPANAAASQANKEEADSRSVFVGNVDYACTPEEVQQHFQSCGTVNRVTILTDKFGQPKGFAYVEFVEVEAVQEALLLNESELHGRQLKVLPKRTNVPGMKQHRPRRFNPYMAYGFRRPYTPPYFYSPYGYGKVPRFRRPNRYMPYY